GGCGCTGGGCGCGGTGCTCAAGGGCAACGCGTATGGGCATGGCCTGGATCAGGTGCTGCCCCTGGTCCACCCGTTGGTGGACATCCTTTACTTCATCACCCCGCAGGATGCGCTGGCCGCCCGGGCCTTCGAGCGCGAGCACGGCCTTGCCCCCCGGCAGGTGCTGGTGCTGGGCGCCATCGCCCCGGAGGAGGCCGTCATGCTGGCGCGCGAGGGCGTGGACGCGGTGGTGGCCGACAGCGCCTGGGCCGAGGCCGGCCCGGTGTTGCGCGCGGCGCGGCTGCCACGCCCCCTGCGGGTGCACGTCCACATCGACACGGGGCTGGGGCGCGAGGGCTTCACCCTGGAGCAGCTCCCCCGGGACACCGGCTTCCTCTCCGAGTTCCGGGACGTGTTCGAGGTGACGGGCGTGCTCAGCCACTTCGCCAACACGGAGGATGTGACGGAGCAGGCGTACGCGCTCGCGCAGCTCGAGGCCTTCGAGGCGGGCTCGGCGCGGCTCGTGGCGGCGCTCGGCCTGAAGGGGCCGCTCCAGCGCCACATCGCCGCGAGCGCCGCGAGCCTGTCCCTGCCCCGCGCGCGCTACGACTCGCTCCGGGTGGGCATCTCCTTGTATGGCTTCTGGCCCTCGCCCGAGACGCGCCTGTCGGCCCGGCTGGTGCTGGGCGAGGTGCCCTCGCTCCGGCCGGTGCTCTCCTGGCGCTGCCGGAGCCAGGTGGTGAAGTGGCTGCCCGCGGGCAGCTACGTGGGCTACGGGTGCACGTACCGCTGCCCCGAGCCCACGCGCATCGCCGTGCTGCCCGTGGGGTACTTCGACGGGTACCCCCGGCTTGCCTCCGGCAAGGCGCACGTGCTGGTGAACGGCCGGCGCTGCGCGGTGCTGGGGCGCGTGATGATGAACCACCTCATCGTGGATGTGACGCGCGCCACCGCGGACGAGCGCCCCCTCACGGCGACGTTGCTGGGCCATGACGGTGACGAGACGCTGCCCGCGGAGACGCTGGCCGGCTGGGCGCAGACCATCCACTACGAGGTGGTGACGCGCCTGGGCGCGCACCTGCGGCGCGTGGTGGTGGACTGACCGCCTGCCACGGGCCCTACGCGGGCGGCGGGGGGTACTTCCAGCGGCGGTGCAGCCACATCCACTGCTCGGGGTACTGGCGGATGACGCGCTCCAGCGCAGCGGTGGCCTGCGCGGTGTGCTCGGTGATGACGTCCCGGCCCTCGGCGGGCGCCGGCGGCGGCAGGGGCCCCTCGACGTGCAGCCGCAGGCGCTCCCCGTCGCGCACCCACAGCACCACCCACGCGGGCACCTGGGTGCGCTGGGCCGCGATGGCCATGGCGGGCGTGGTGGAGGCCAGCCGGCCGAAGAACGGCACGAAGACGCCTTTGCTCGGGATGGCCTGGTCGAGCAGCATGTACACGCTCTCGCCGCGGTGAATCGCGTCCGTCGTCTCCTGCACCGCGCCCTTGGGGTAGATGAGCCCCGCGCCCGAGCGCAGCCGGTTCTCCGCGATGCGCAGGTTGAGGGCCCCCTTGAGCGGGCGCACCAGCGCGTTGAGCGGCACGCCCTTCAGGACGAGCAGCTCCCCAAGGACTTCCCAGTTGCCGAAGTGGGCCGTCACCAGCAGGGCCCCCTTGCCCGTGGCCACGTGCGCCTGGAGCGCCTCCCACGCCGCCTGGCCCACCGTCTCCTCCGTTTCCCAGCCCGGGGGCAGCCGGTCCCGGTCCGCCAGGGACTCCAGCGCCGTGCGCGCCATGGTGAGGTAGACGCCCTTGGCGATGGCGCGCCGCTCCGCGTCCGAGCGCTCCGGCAGCGCGAGCGCCAGGTTCTCCAGCGCCACCCGGCGGCGGATGCCCAGCGTGTAGGCCAGCCAGGCCACGAAGCGCGCCAGCGTCTCGCGCGTGCCCCGGGACAGCCGCGCCACCAGGCCCAGCACGAGGTTGGCCAGGAAGCCCGTGAGCGGGCCCGGGGGCTCGCCGATGACGCGCCGCAGGTGCGGCGAAGTCAGCCGGATGGAAGGGGAGGCCGGGGCAGGGGGCGGGGCAGGGCGGGACACGGCGGCGCACTCCACACCGAAGCGGCCAGGGCGGCAAGGCCAGCGAAGATGAAGTCGTCCTGGCGCTGGGCTAGACCAGGCCCCCATGAGCCCTTCACGCCCTCTCGCTGTCCTCCTGCTGGGATTGCTGGCGGCTTGTTCCCACCGCCCCACCGCCTCCCCCGAGGCCGCCGCCGCCGCCCCCGCGGCACCCGCCCCGCCCCCGCCGGGCCTGCGCCTGCCCGGCACGGTGCGCCCCACGGGCTACACCGCCCAGCTCACCGTGGACCCGGCCCAGCCCACGTTCCAGGGCGTGGTGGAGATTTCGCTGGAGCTCTCCGCGCCCACCTCCGTGCTCTGGCTGCACGGCAAGGACCTGACCGTGAAGGGGGCCGTCCTGACGCAGGCGGGGAAGGCCGTGGCGGGGACCGCGGCCGTGGCGCCTGGGAGCCTGCTGGGCATCACCCTGGCAAGCCCCGTGGCCCCCGGGCCCGCGAGCCTGCGCATCACCTACGAGGCCGCCGCCTCCACCCGCGAGGTGGAGGGCGCCTTCCGCACCCAGGAGGCGGGCGACTGGTACGTGTTCACCCAGTTCGAGCCGCTGGGCGCCCGGCGCGTCTTCCCCTGCTTCGATGAGCCGGGCTTCAAGGTGCCCTGGCAGCTGTCCTTCCACGTGCCCGCGGGCAGCGTGGCGGTGACGAACACGCCGCTCCTCCAGGAGGAGGCCCGGGCGGACGGCGGCCGCACCTTCCACTTCGCCCGCACGCAGCCGCTGCCCAGCTACCTGGTGGCCTTCGGCGTGGGGCCGTTCGAGTTCGTCCCGGCCGAGCCCTCGGGCAGCAAGAAGGTCCCCACGCGCATCATCACCCCCAAGGGGCGCGGCGCCGAGGCCGCCTACGCCGCCCGGGTGACGCCGGAAATCCTCGCCCGGCTGGAGGCGTACTTCGGCATGCCCTACCCGTACGAGAAGCTGGACACCCT
This region of Stigmatella aurantiaca genomic DNA includes:
- the alr gene encoding alanine racemase encodes the protein MKLEHGGSSKAPAAQSSWLELSAASLRHNVEVFRALEARGGPARALGAVLKGNAYGHGLDQVLPLVHPLVDILYFITPQDALAARAFEREHGLAPRQVLVLGAIAPEEAVMLAREGVDAVVADSAWAEAGPVLRAARLPRPLRVHVHIDTGLGREGFTLEQLPRDTGFLSEFRDVFEVTGVLSHFANTEDVTEQAYALAQLEAFEAGSARLVAALGLKGPLQRHIAASAASLSLPRARYDSLRVGISLYGFWPSPETRLSARLVLGEVPSLRPVLSWRCRSQVVKWLPAGSYVGYGCTYRCPEPTRIAVLPVGYFDGYPRLASGKAHVLVNGRRCAVLGRVMMNHLIVDVTRATADERPLTATLLGHDGDETLPAETLAGWAQTIHYEVVTRLGAHLRRVVVD
- a CDS encoding lysophospholipid acyltransferase family protein, which encodes MSRPAPPPAPASPSIRLTSPHLRRVIGEPPGPLTGFLANLVLGLVARLSRGTRETLARFVAWLAYTLGIRRRVALENLALALPERSDAERRAIAKGVYLTMARTALESLADRDRLPPGWETEETVGQAAWEALQAHVATGKGALLVTAHFGNWEVLGELLVLKGVPLNALVRPLKGALNLRIAENRLRSGAGLIYPKGAVQETTDAIHRGESVYMLLDQAIPSKGVFVPFFGRLASTTPAMAIAAQRTQVPAWVVLWVRDGERLRLHVEGPLPPPAPAEGRDVITEHTAQATAALERVIRQYPEQWMWLHRRWKYPPPPA